Proteins encoded together in one Marispirochaeta sp. window:
- a CDS encoding TRAP transporter small permease subunit: protein MNKIFSWLIKAEKVVCGTGFVFLIAFVFLSAFLRFFRVSMSWNIDLAMLLLAWTAFLGADVAWRDGQIIGVDILTRTLPDKLRHAIEFLVYLIILVALTFMFIYSLRLAWTERVARYQSMPIPYSLVILSLAVASLSMFFSTLQKIRRAVLQFAGKDVPSNQSNGSATDLGTPL from the coding sequence ATGAATAAAATATTTAGCTGGCTCATTAAGGCTGAAAAAGTGGTGTGCGGAACAGGATTTGTATTCCTGATTGCTTTTGTATTCCTGTCCGCGTTCCTGCGGTTTTTCAGGGTCTCCATGTCCTGGAACATCGATCTGGCTATGCTTCTTTTAGCATGGACAGCGTTTCTGGGTGCCGATGTGGCATGGCGAGACGGCCAGATTATCGGAGTCGACATCCTGACCCGCACACTGCCGGATAAACTTCGGCATGCTATTGAGTTTCTGGTTTATCTGATTATTCTTGTAGCCTTGACTTTTATGTTCATTTACAGTCTCCGACTTGCCTGGACTGAGCGGGTGGCCAGGTATCAGTCAATGCCTATTCCCTATTCCCTGGTAATACTCAGTCTTGCTGTTGCCTCATTGTCCATGTTTTTCTCGACACTTCAAAAAATCAGGAGAGCTGTTCTGCAGTTTGCTGGAAAGGATGTACCTTCGAATCAAAGCAACGGCTCTGCTACAGATTTGGGGACACCCTTATGA